A DNA window from Argopecten irradians isolate NY chromosome 10, Ai_NY, whole genome shotgun sequence contains the following coding sequences:
- the LOC138333462 gene encoding cilia- and flagella-associated protein 53-like: protein MMVTQRTRRTREFTGPTPHSVAIRARPPNVRPPEHLILERRKKEEMLQEYKKNTQYMEFNDLKNEWERFTDKKIKINTAMRRVDGLMLANQFNIQDRRERLRQMLQQEEAAYLREMDEKEETVLERQAKMRERAKYLKDRRESERLEYVQEKYDQQFRNQCEELRSTLSKRQQDEVCAERLEQLRIKEEMDREKKEEDKMYARLWEEDRLKKADREERDAKAAHERNIEVLSTLRTQMAALEEKKETALRLKEEEAQLLREQAALRQLEEQRNREEKLRLQQETRDMLDLSLKLKMKKKAKAEQEQLAFDLKILEQLLEESRNEAMEQLQRKRELREEDKRYREYLRNLMEEEKVKEVELERLINEEVEKMWQKRLDQWRLERQARKKLLEDVLNVRAQQIQERLMANDRKQREAELERQELLRTIEENKILEQEKMEKNWNKNRAYQRDLSGQIAYNNHLRDLELQREEEEFRLGMQAEREYQARLMDCLDSPEYDKLHPMRRAMAARSAQQNKQ from the exons ATGATGGTCACACAGAGAACCCGAAGGACCCGGGAGTTTACAGGACCCACCCCACACTCCGTCGCTATC CGAGCAAGGCCACCAAATGTCCGCCCCCCAGAGCACCTTATCCTTGAAAGGAGGAAGAAGGAAGAAATGCTTCAAGAATATaagaaaaatacacaatacatGGAATTCAATGATCTGAAAAATGAATGGGAAAGATTTACAGACAAGAAGATAAAGATCAATACTGCTATGCGAAGAGTTGATGGTCTGATGTTGGCAAACCAATTCAATATACAAGATAGACGGGAAAG GTTGCGTCAAATGTTACAACAAGAGGAAGCTGCTTACTTAAGAGAAATGGATGAAAAGGAAGAAACAGTATTAGAGAGACAGGCCAAAATGAGAGAACGTGCTAAATACTTAAAGGACAGACGCGAATCAGAACGTCTGGAATATGTACAAGAGAAATATGACCAACAGTTCAG AAACCAGTGTGAGGAATTAAGGTCAACATTGTCCAAACGGCAACAAGATGAAGTGTGTGCTGAGAGGTTAGAACAGCTGAGAATCAAGGAAGAGATGGACAGAGAGAAGAAGGAAGAGGACAAAATGTATGCTAGACTATGGGAGGAAGACAGACTGAAGAAGGCAGATCGGGAGGAACGTGATGCCAAGGCAGCCCATGAGAGAAATATTGAGGTACTGAGTACACTGAGAACTCAGATGGCTGCTCTGGAGGAAAAGAAGGAAACAGCCTTGAGACTTAAGGAAGAAGAAGCACAGTTACTG AGAGAACAAGCAGCTCTACGACAACTAGAGGAACAAAGGAATCGTGAGGAGAAGCTTCGTCTACAACAGGAGACACGTGACATGTTAGATCTGTCTCTCAAACTCAAGATGAAGAAGAAAGCTAAGGCAGAACAGGAACAGTTGGCCTTTGACCTCAAGATCCTGGAGCAGCTTCTGGAGGAGTCTAGGAATGAGGCCATGGAACAACTACAGAGAAAG cGAGAGCTACGAGAGGAGGATAAACGTTATCGTGAATATTTACGTAACTTAATGGAGGAAGAAAAGGTGAAGGAAGTTGAACTGGAGCGCCTTATCAATGAGGAGGTGGAGAAAATGTGGCAGAAACGTTTGGATCAATGGCGACTGGAGAGACAAGCTCGTAAAAAGTTACTAGAGGATGTCCTTAATGTTAGAGCTCAGCAAATCCAGGAGAGAT TAATGGCTAATGATAGGAAACAGAGAGAAGCTGAATTAGAACGCCAAGAACTTCTACGGACAATTGAAGAAAATAAGATTCTTGAACAAGAGAAAATGGAGAAGAACTGGAATAAAAATCGTGCTTATCAACGGGACCTCTCAGGACAAATTGCGTACAACAACCATCTCCGTGACCTTGAATTGCAACGTGAGGAGGAGGAATTCCGTCTTGGTATGCAGGCCGAGCGCGAGTACCAAGCTCGACTCATGGATTGTCTGGACAGTCCTGAATATGATAAACTTCATCCGATGCGCAGAGCTATGGCAGCTCGCAGTGCTCAACAGAACAAGCAGTGA